The sequence below is a genomic window from Myxococcales bacterium.
GCGCGATTTCACCAATGTCTTCCTACTCTACGGCGGCATGGGACTGATGCTCATCGCCTCGCTGATCGCCGGCATCGGCGGCCTTTCCTTCAACGCGCCGGCGTTTAATCTCGCGCAGGGCGACGCGAAAATCGGCCCGATTTTCCCCTTGCTGTTCATCACCGTCGCCTGCGGCGCGATCTCCGGTTTCCATTCCCTCGTGGCCGGCGGTACCAGCGCCAAGCAAATAAAAAAGGAATCCCATGTCCGCCAGGTGGCCTACGGCGGCATGCTGTTGGAGGGCCTGCTGGCGCTGGTCGTGCTGATCGCGGTCGGATCGGGCGTTGACTTCACGCATTACGTCAACATCGTCCACCCCGACAAGGGCGGCAATCCGATCCTCGGTTTCGCCCTGGGCATGGGCGGCCTGCTCTACAAAGGTCTGGGAATCAACGTGGTGATCGGCACGGTCTTCGGCATTCTGATGGTCGAGGGCTTCGTGGTCACCACCTTGGATACGGCCGTGCGGCTCAACCGCTACCTGATCGAGGAACTCTGGTCCCTGCTGTTCAAGCAGGTCCCGGCGATCATGAAAAACTACCTCTTCAATTCCTCGCTTTGCGTTCTGGCGATGTACGGGCTGGCGCGGACGAACACCATCATGGACCTGTGGAAAATTTTCGGCTCGGCCAACCAGCTTCTCGCCGCGCTGACGCTGATCGCGGTCTCCGCCTGGCTGGCGCTGAAGGGCCGCAAATTCTGGGTTACCCTGATTCCGGCGGCCTTCATGATGGTGATGACGATGACCGCCTTGGTTTTTGTGTTCTTCAAGGATTATTTGCCCAAATCTAACTGGGTTTTAATGAGCGCCGACGTGTTGCTGCTCGCCCTGTCGCTCTGCGTTCTGGTGATGAGCATCAAATTCATCAGCCAGAACAAGTCGGGCGGCGCGCCGAAACCGGCCGGGGCCTAGGCGGATTCCTTTTCTTGACAGTCCCGAGAGGTTATGCTAAACGAGCATCCTCTTTCGGGAGACTTGATAATTTGCGACTGTAGCTCAGCTGGATAGAGCAACGGACTACGAATCCGTGTGTCGGGGGTTCAAATCCCTCCAGTCGCGAAAGAAAAAACCCCGTAAATCTCCATGGTTTACGGGGTTTTCTTTTTCTCGCCATTGTTCACGCCGGCCGAATTATTGCCGAAAAAACCCTTTTAAATGCGAATAAAGATTTCATTCTTGTCAATATCTTGTCAACAGAACAATTGTTATTTTTACAATATCTCCCCAAAAAACAAATTATGAATCAACAAGCCAGTCCCCGCGAAAGGAAAAAACTTGCTAAAAATTGCCACGGACGAAAAAAAAGGAGCGAAACAAAATGACGAAATCATCGAATGCCGACCCGGTTTTACTCAACATCGCAGAGGCGGCGGTTCTTTTGCGGGTCAGGCCCACGGCACTTTACCGATGGATCAAAGCCGGGGCCATTCCGCATTTGCGTCTGTCTAAAAACAAAATCCGATTTGAGAAAAACGCCCTGCTTGTCTGGATAAATTCAAAATCCGTGCAACCGGCGTTGACCGAGCGC
It includes:
- a CDS encoding carbon starvation protein A, translated to MNILLPLVIGLPVLFFGYFVYAKYIDRLFACDDNRPTPANVQRDDVDFVPTHPFVLFGHHFASIAGGGPIIGPTLAILFGFVPVWLWIILGAVFLGAVHDMAALFTSIREKGQSIAEVAGATMGRGVSLVMLAFTVIMLLMVTSVFLKLTAASLTSLVPVAALETPVDNLPVAIVNDGGVDKVAIGGIASTSVMIVTLFAPLIGWLLYKRNTNILNTWMILLSIYTIFAAGIPVWLVLQPRDFTNVFLLYGGMGLMLIASLIAGIGGLSFNAPAFNLAQGDAKIGPIFPLLFITVACGAISGFHSLVAGGTSAKQIKKESHVRQVAYGGMLLEGLLALVVLIAVGSGVDFTHYVNIVHPDKGGNPILGFALGMGGLLYKGLGINVVIGTVFGILMVEGFVVTTLDTAVRLNRYLIEELWSLLFKQVPAIMKNYLFNSSLCVLAMYGLARTNTIMDLWKIFGSANQLLAALTLIAVSAWLALKGRKFWVTLIPAAFMMVMTMTALVFVFFKDYLPKSNWVLMSADVLLLALSLCVLVMSIKFISQNKSGGAPKPAGA
- a CDS encoding helix-turn-helix domain-containing protein, producing MTKSSNADPVLLNIAEAAVLLRVRPTALYRWIKAGAIPHLRLSKNKIRFEKNALLVWINSKSVQPALTERDPEGDE